The following are encoded together in the Planctomycetaceae bacterium genome:
- a CDS encoding BatA domain-containing protein, with protein sequence MMLASLTFMFGSLLWASAAVAAPVIIHLIMRTKPRELDFPALRFVRKTQQATLSKLKLKHLILLLMRMAALALIIMLLARCVIAAWTTAADASLPVAAVFVVDDSASMGYQFQDRSLLAQGRSLAQDVIARIASRSPGSRVAVIRTSRPAARTLFLGDLKLAAQQILEIEETPSDASVAAGMARAAALLATSDLARREIYLVSDMTAQSWRDGGGLELAAAKSAAGKTAVAPRVIVLDCSAGQGANVSLAPLRLESPRVPVGVSVTLRTELASSGLAGEYDLNLDADGQPEDHRAVALKAGQTVAIDSPPLTVQARRAGLLQGRVAIRQKDPLTWDNVQYFTLQVGPPATCLVVREAATIGQGDDRDRGNDTTFIMTRAARGGDWVSTRVVTADRLSAAELKSAAIVLLSDVGSLGEGQWRLLEDFVSSGGGLWVVVGSMTGAASYNTPAAQKLMPASLGAMEAVEPAAAWDVQTPSQHPLLTPFTQGQNPPLTDVRCRRRFSITALAGDASRVVDYADKTPAIITRQVGRGTVMLWNFSPARAMSNLAPLAQFPVLAQRAVQVFLGAIETRSQYAWGAAASVPFPHTMRSPLVTVRRPGSEAYQGVVTSVQSRSVTLPADAVGNWTVRFTQDDRQELRGFSVNPDSGESDLRRSEPADVLKLLPPGRAGIVSKIDQIAHEQDQATQDLDLTAPGLLLLLILMAAESFFSNRFYSKGKTVELSQGQGRQQV encoded by the coding sequence ATGATGCTCGCGTCGCTGACATTCATGTTCGGTTCGCTCCTGTGGGCGTCCGCCGCGGTGGCGGCGCCGGTGATCATTCATCTGATCATGCGCACCAAACCGCGCGAGCTGGATTTTCCCGCCCTGCGATTCGTGCGAAAGACCCAGCAGGCCACCCTGAGCAAGCTCAAACTCAAGCACCTGATCCTGCTGCTGATGCGGATGGCCGCCCTGGCGCTGATCATCATGCTCCTGGCGCGGTGCGTGATTGCGGCCTGGACGACCGCGGCCGACGCCAGCTTGCCCGTGGCGGCGGTGTTCGTCGTCGACGACAGCGCCTCGATGGGCTACCAGTTCCAGGACCGCAGCCTCCTGGCGCAGGGGCGGTCGCTGGCCCAGGATGTCATCGCGCGTATCGCCAGCCGCTCGCCGGGCAGCCGCGTGGCGGTCATCCGCACCTCGCGCCCCGCCGCCCGCACCCTGTTCCTGGGCGACCTGAAGCTGGCGGCCCAGCAGATTCTCGAAATCGAGGAAACGCCTTCGGACGCGTCGGTGGCCGCGGGCATGGCGCGGGCGGCGGCGCTGCTGGCCACCAGCGACCTGGCCCGGCGCGAGATCTACCTCGTCAGCGACATGACGGCCCAGAGCTGGCGCGACGGCGGAGGCCTGGAACTGGCCGCGGCGAAATCCGCCGCCGGAAAGACCGCCGTCGCCCCGCGGGTGATCGTGCTGGACTGCTCGGCCGGGCAGGGCGCCAACGTCTCGCTGGCGCCGCTGCGGTTGGAATCGCCGCGCGTCCCGGTGGGCGTCAGCGTGACGCTGCGGACGGAGCTGGCCAGCAGCGGCCTGGCCGGCGAGTACGACCTGAACCTGGACGCGGACGGTCAGCCGGAGGACCACCGGGCGGTGGCGCTCAAGGCCGGTCAGACGGTGGCGATCGACTCGCCGCCGCTGACGGTACAGGCCCGGCGCGCCGGGCTGCTGCAGGGGCGCGTGGCGATCCGGCAGAAGGACCCGCTGACCTGGGACAACGTGCAGTATTTCACGCTGCAGGTGGGTCCGCCGGCGACGTGCCTGGTGGTGCGCGAGGCGGCGACGATCGGCCAGGGCGACGATCGCGACCGGGGCAATGACACCACGTTCATCATGACCCGCGCCGCGCGCGGCGGCGACTGGGTCAGCACGCGCGTCGTCACGGCTGACCGGCTCAGCGCAGCGGAGCTCAAGAGCGCGGCCATCGTGCTGCTGTCGGATGTGGGCAGCCTGGGCGAGGGGCAGTGGCGGCTGTTGGAAGATTTCGTCAGCAGCGGCGGCGGGCTGTGGGTGGTGGTCGGGTCGATGACCGGTGCGGCGTCGTACAACACGCCGGCGGCGCAGAAGCTCATGCCCGCCTCGCTGGGGGCGATGGAGGCGGTCGAGCCGGCCGCGGCGTGGGATGTGCAGACGCCTTCGCAGCACCCGCTGCTGACGCCGTTCACGCAGGGGCAGAACCCGCCGCTGACGGACGTGCGCTGCCGGCGGCGGTTCTCGATCACCGCCCTGGCCGGCGACGCCTCCCGCGTCGTCGACTACGCCGACAAGACCCCCGCCATCATCACCCGCCAGGTCGGGCGAGGCACGGTCATGTTGTGGAACTTCTCGCCCGCGCGGGCGATGTCGAACCTCGCGCCGCTGGCGCAGTTCCCCGTGCTGGCCCAGCGCGCCGTGCAGGTGTTCCTGGGCGCCATCGAGACCCGCTCGCAGTACGCCTGGGGGGCGGCCGCCAGCGTTCCCTTTCCGCACACCATGCGAAGCCCGCTGGTGACGGTTCGCCGCCCGGGCAGCGAGGCGTACCAGGGCGTGGTGACGTCGGTGCAGTCGCGGTCGGTGACGCTGCCGGCAGACGCCGTGGGCAACTGGACGGTTCGCTTCACGCAGGACGACCGCCAGGAATTGCGGGGCTTCAGCGTCAATCCCGACAGCGGCGAAAGCGACCTGCGGCGCAGCGAGCCCGCCGACGTGCTCAAGCTCCTTCCGCCCGGCCGCGCCGGCATCGTCAGCAAGATCGACCAGATCGCCCACGAACAGGACCAGGCCACCCAGGACCTGGACCTGACCGCCCCGGGCCTGCTGCTGCTCCTGATCCTGATGGCCGCCGA
- a CDS encoding trimethylamine methyltransferase family protein produces the protein MITGKLWDLHDEATLWKFDAAAVRLLTQTGLRIHHEELLDIMGRAGCRIDKPAMRCYFSEKLIRETIEHLRGGGTGEVKMNATWNPATRTGHGGTFPHLLDWPSGRRKLAGKQDVIDMAKMAQMLDEITGVGKVLNCCEVDQRLEPLWSAITLAETTSKPVGGGETFYAGYIEPLVRMGEVLSGRPGDTGLVAPFDFFIAPLIFDRKQAECFLEKRRFKIALYPGTMAISGMSAPVTIAGTVVVATAELLAGFVMGYVVDPSLPVGFGITATGSLDMRTTNACFGSPEALLQDLAVCQVFRRLYGIFVGGATGYVDCKRPGIEATYQKMFPMTAGAMGLGSYPSSEGLLSAGQDYSPVQHMLDLEIAKSVERFWGHFEVNDETLAVELIEQIARGQGADFLQTDHTLSHFRSEQWYPRWFDRKAWQGDAVEAVAERDMLNRIDAYCKDAIVRYQRPAIDEKKVAELRRIYNANEARLLAMPL, from the coding sequence ATGATCACTGGAAAACTCTGGGACCTGCACGACGAGGCCACGCTCTGGAAGTTCGACGCCGCGGCCGTCCGCCTGCTGACGCAGACGGGCCTGCGCATTCACCACGAGGAACTGCTGGACATCATGGGCCGCGCCGGCTGCCGGATCGACAAGCCCGCCATGCGGTGCTACTTCAGCGAAAAGCTCATCCGCGAGACGATCGAGCACCTGCGCGGCGGCGGGACGGGCGAAGTGAAGATGAACGCCACGTGGAACCCCGCCACGCGCACCGGACACGGCGGCACGTTCCCGCACCTGCTGGACTGGCCCAGCGGGCGGCGAAAGCTCGCCGGAAAGCAGGACGTCATCGACATGGCCAAGATGGCCCAGATGCTCGATGAAATCACCGGCGTGGGCAAAGTGCTCAACTGCTGCGAGGTCGACCAGCGGCTCGAACCGCTCTGGTCGGCGATCACGCTGGCCGAAACCACCAGCAAGCCCGTCGGCGGCGGCGAGACGTTCTATGCCGGGTATATCGAGCCCCTGGTGCGCATGGGCGAGGTGCTCAGCGGACGCCCCGGCGACACCGGACTGGTGGCCCCGTTCGACTTCTTCATCGCCCCGCTGATTTTCGACCGCAAGCAGGCCGAGTGCTTCCTGGAGAAACGCCGCTTCAAGATCGCCCTGTACCCCGGCACGATGGCCATCTCCGGCATGAGCGCGCCGGTGACCATCGCCGGCACGGTCGTCGTCGCCACCGCCGAGCTGCTGGCGGGCTTCGTCATGGGCTATGTGGTGGATCCGTCGCTGCCAGTGGGCTTTGGCATCACGGCGACCGGGTCGCTGGACATGCGCACGACCAACGCGTGCTTCGGCAGCCCCGAGGCGCTGCTGCAGGACCTGGCCGTCTGCCAGGTGTTCCGCCGCCTGTATGGCATCTTCGTCGGCGGGGCGACGGGCTATGTCGACTGCAAGCGACCCGGCATCGAGGCCACGTACCAGAAGATGTTCCCAATGACGGCCGGGGCCATGGGCCTGGGCTCGTACCCCAGCAGCGAGGGTCTGCTCTCAGCCGGTCAGGATTACAGCCCCGTGCAGCACATGCTGGACCTGGAGATCGCCAAGTCGGTCGAGCGGTTCTGGGGACACTTTGAGGTCAACGACGAGACGCTGGCGGTGGAGTTGATCGAGCAGATCGCCCGCGGGCAGGGCGCCGATTTCCTTCAGACCGACCACACGCTGTCGCACTTCCGCTCCGAGCAGTGGTACCCGCGCTGGTTCGACCGCAAGGCCTGGCAGGGCGACGCCGTCGAAGCCGTCGCCGAACGCGATATGCTCAATCGCATCGACGCCTACTGCAAAGACGCCATCGTAAGATACCAGCGCCCGGCGATCGATGAGAAGAAAGTCGCCGAACTGCGCAGGATCTACAACGCCAACGAAGCCAGACTGCTGGCGATGCCGCTCTAG
- a CDS encoding zinc-binding alcohol dehydrogenase, translating into MTPHAIVAVDAKKVEYRPIGIGPMKPWDVKVELEASAVSVGTESYIISTMSKDRPGVIPGYAPIGRIVEVSKEAADAGWNIGQRISYFAPQPAIGLGQGCGGHQGTALVNVDPASRDLLGSDCYVVKVPENLTSQRAAFGGISAVSCQGVSLSHPEVNEKALVIGAGMIGQFAALHYHLRGCEVAIADLHQVRLDCATKAGIDHAINVTGIDLAKAVREIWPQGADIVADSTGNYAAIENSVGALRWRGRYVFLAWCKGANFNLPCFHNRVHEAYFPWTLEGRRVQATWRLMASGAMNIDPLITHRFKAADAAKAYEMIYAHPEQYTGIGIDWM; encoded by the coding sequence ATGACCCCGCATGCGATCGTTGCCGTTGATGCCAAGAAGGTCGAGTATCGTCCGATTGGGATCGGGCCGATGAAGCCCTGGGACGTGAAGGTCGAGCTGGAAGCCTCGGCGGTCAGCGTCGGCACCGAATCGTACATCATCAGCACGATGAGCAAGGACCGCCCCGGCGTCATTCCCGGTTACGCGCCGATCGGGCGGATCGTCGAGGTGTCGAAAGAGGCAGCCGACGCCGGTTGGAACATCGGCCAGCGCATTTCGTATTTTGCCCCGCAGCCGGCGATCGGGCTGGGCCAGGGCTGCGGCGGGCACCAGGGCACGGCGCTGGTGAACGTCGACCCGGCCAGCCGCGACCTGCTGGGCAGCGACTGCTACGTGGTGAAGGTGCCCGAGAACCTCACCAGTCAGCGGGCGGCGTTTGGCGGCATCAGCGCCGTCTCCTGCCAGGGCGTGAGCCTTTCGCATCCGGAGGTCAACGAGAAGGCGCTGGTGATCGGGGCGGGCATGATCGGTCAGTTCGCGGCGCTGCACTATCACCTGCGCGGCTGCGAGGTCGCCATCGCCGACCTGCACCAGGTGCGGCTTGATTGCGCGACCAAGGCCGGCATCGATCACGCGATCAACGTCACGGGCATCGACCTGGCCAAGGCCGTCCGCGAGATCTGGCCGCAGGGCGCGGACATCGTGGCCGACTCGACGGGCAACTACGCCGCGATCGAGAACTCCGTCGGCGCCCTGCGGTGGCGCGGGCGGTATGTGTTCCTGGCCTGGTGCAAAGGGGCAAACTTCAACCTGCCCTGCTTCCACAACCGCGTTCACGAGGCGTACTTCCCCTGGACGCTCGAAGGCCGCCGCGTGCAGGCCACCTGGCGCCTGATGGCCAGCGGCGCGATGAACATCGACCCGCTGATCACGCACCGCTTCAAGGCCGCCGACGCCGCCAAGGCGTACGAGATGATTTACGCCCACCCCGAGCAGTACACCGGCATCGGCATCGACTGGATGTGA
- a CDS encoding TIM barrel protein: protein MSPRVHLVIDNCFASKRWTAPAEWAAIVADLGVSLVEASADNECDPLYSDPGYLADWIADCQAARQTTGVAVANLYSGHGTYATLGLAHSDVRNRDRMQHQWLERMIDSAAALGAGLGFYTHAFNQAVLNDPAAYAAAEDDLYTRLGEVAAYAAGKGIRAAGVEQMYTPHQVPWTIAGAGRLLKEVYARGHWPFYLSLDTGHQIGQKRFLRPTRQQMEHWADERRAGRQWRGFWLGPPAAYDLLDEAAAESDPARGKLLDDLETMLEQYDHLFAQPQDGDLYEWARQLGCYCPIVHLQQTDGQRSAHWPFTPEHNARGIVRAEKLLEALAESYRQAHDPTLPPPCSDIYLTVEVFSSTLDVPVDIINRLEASVDYWRTYMPTDGVTLDELAAKP from the coding sequence ATGTCACCGAGAGTTCATCTTGTCATCGACAACTGCTTCGCCTCGAAGCGCTGGACGGCCCCGGCCGAATGGGCGGCGATCGTGGCTGACCTGGGCGTCTCGCTCGTCGAGGCCAGCGCCGATAACGAGTGCGATCCGCTCTATAGCGATCCAGGCTATCTGGCCGACTGGATCGCCGACTGCCAGGCCGCACGCCAGACCACCGGCGTCGCGGTGGCGAATCTCTACTCCGGCCACGGGACCTACGCCACGCTGGGGCTGGCGCACAGCGACGTTCGCAATCGCGACCGCATGCAGCACCAGTGGCTCGAGCGGATGATTGATTCGGCGGCCGCCCTGGGCGCGGGGCTGGGATTTTACACGCACGCGTTCAACCAGGCGGTGCTCAACGATCCGGCCGCGTACGCCGCGGCCGAGGACGACCTGTATACCCGCCTGGGCGAGGTGGCCGCATACGCCGCGGGCAAGGGCATCCGCGCCGCCGGCGTCGAGCAGATGTACACGCCCCACCAGGTGCCCTGGACCATCGCCGGCGCCGGGCGGTTGCTGAAAGAGGTGTACGCCCGCGGCCACTGGCCGTTCTATCTCTCGCTCGACACCGGCCACCAGATCGGGCAGAAGCGGTTCCTGCGCCCGACGCGGCAGCAGATGGAGCATTGGGCCGACGAGCGGCGCGCCGGACGGCAGTGGCGCGGATTCTGGCTCGGTCCGCCGGCCGCCTACGACCTGCTGGACGAAGCCGCCGCCGAGAGCGACCCCGCGCGGGGCAAACTGCTGGACGATCTGGAGACGATGCTGGAGCAGTACGATCATCTTTTCGCCCAGCCGCAAGACGGCGACCTCTACGAATGGGCGCGGCAACTGGGCTGCTATTGCCCCATCGTGCATCTGCAGCAGACCGACGGGCAGCGGTCGGCCCACTGGCCTTTCACGCCCGAGCACAACGCCCGCGGCATCGTGCGGGCGGAGAAGTTGCTCGAGGCCCTGGCGGAGTCTTACCGCCAGGCGCACGACCCGACCCTGCCGCCGCCGTGCAGCGACATCTACCTGACGGTGGAAGTTTTCTCCTCCACGCTGGATGTCCCGGTGGATATCATCAACCGCCTGGAAGCCTCCGTCGACTACTGGCGGACGTACATGCCGACCGACGGAGTGACGCTGGACGAGCTTGCTGCGAAACCATGA
- a CDS encoding metallophosphoesterase yields MMTQYFLSLCLAALGAVSSIAAAAETKPAPRPAAAPVQYAVGRELCKLADPAIQESSGVAAGRTIKGAFWTHNDSGDKPRLFAIDAAGKTVATLEIEKAAAVDWEDIASYVDFGKSTLLIADIGDNGAKRKTVMIYVVREPYIYPGTSGLDLKASPIETIEFTYEGGPIDCESIAIDPTTRNIYLVAKGSKEKASCKIFELPWPPKDRKGNRTDKGPYTAKAVGSVPMHMVTAMDISPDGLRCVMATYGGGLQYVRGEGETWAQALARPAANIALPVRVQGEGLCFGVDGRTLYLTSETKGQGPSPLLEVPPAAADAIKTATLTVYNTGDLHEHTNNLSRIAQYVRTAKKLDPNCLFFDAGDITGGGGESEMAVTGGDAMWSMMAAMGYDGGVLGNHDYNKGIVRLEEITRKYPAFPLLMANAAWSDEQKKIGLDKLMPPTKIVKMQGLTVGIVGVGSHDMRYAAAPRVPATFAPPAVKHHVPLLRKQGCDVVVAITHQYEDDDYWKTATGENYPDLIVGGHSHGGYSTPYGYGAVKNSFIVKAGPYGKCIGVVQFTYDLTNKKLIDRIGDIVRVDDAWPEAPDVKALREKIFKK; encoded by the coding sequence ATGATGACCCAATATTTCCTTTCCCTATGTCTTGCCGCCTTAGGCGCCGTCTCTTCCATCGCCGCTGCGGCCGAGACGAAACCCGCCCCAAGACCCGCCGCGGCGCCAGTCCAATACGCCGTCGGACGCGAGCTTTGCAAGCTGGCCGATCCGGCGATCCAGGAAAGCAGCGGCGTGGCGGCGGGGCGAACGATCAAGGGGGCGTTCTGGACGCACAACGACTCCGGCGACAAGCCGCGACTGTTCGCCATTGACGCCGCCGGCAAGACCGTCGCGACCCTGGAGATCGAAAAGGCCGCCGCCGTCGACTGGGAAGACATCGCCTCGTACGTGGACTTCGGCAAGAGCACGCTGCTGATCGCCGACATCGGCGACAACGGCGCCAAACGCAAGACCGTGATGATCTACGTCGTGCGCGAGCCGTACATCTATCCTGGGACCTCGGGACTCGATCTCAAGGCCTCGCCCATCGAGACCATCGAGTTCACCTACGAGGGCGGGCCGATCGACTGCGAATCGATCGCCATCGACCCGACCACGCGCAACATCTACCTGGTGGCCAAGGGCAGTAAAGAGAAGGCCTCGTGCAAGATCTTCGAATTGCCCTGGCCGCCCAAGGACCGCAAGGGCAACCGCACCGACAAAGGCCCGTACACGGCCAAGGCCGTCGGGTCTGTGCCCATGCACATGGTCACGGCGATGGACATCTCGCCCGACGGGCTGCGGTGCGTGATGGCCACCTACGGCGGCGGCCTGCAGTACGTCCGCGGCGAAGGCGAGACGTGGGCGCAGGCGTTGGCCCGGCCGGCGGCGAACATCGCCCTGCCCGTGCGCGTGCAGGGCGAGGGGCTCTGCTTCGGCGTCGACGGGCGGACGCTCTACCTCACCAGCGAGACCAAAGGCCAAGGCCCCTCGCCGCTGCTGGAGGTGCCGCCGGCGGCGGCCGATGCGATCAAGACCGCCACGCTGACGGTCTACAACACCGGCGACCTTCACGAGCACACCAACAACCTCTCGCGCATCGCACAGTACGTGCGGACGGCCAAGAAGCTCGACCCCAACTGCCTTTTCTTCGACGCCGGCGACATCACCGGCGGCGGCGGCGAAAGTGAAATGGCCGTCACCGGCGGCGATGCGATGTGGAGCATGATGGCCGCCATGGGCTACGACGGCGGCGTGCTGGGCAATCACGATTACAACAAGGGCATCGTGCGGCTGGAGGAAATCACCCGCAAGTATCCGGCCTTTCCGCTGCTGATGGCCAACGCCGCCTGGAGCGACGAGCAGAAGAAAATCGGCCTGGACAAGCTGATGCCTCCGACGAAGATCGTCAAGATGCAGGGGTTGACGGTGGGGATCGTCGGCGTGGGCTCGCACGACATGCGGTACGCCGCGGCGCCGCGCGTTCCGGCGACGTTCGCGCCCCCGGCCGTCAAGCACCACGTGCCGCTGCTGCGCAAGCAGGGCTGCGACGTCGTGGTGGCCATCACGCACCAGTACGAGGACGACGATTACTGGAAGACCGCCACAGGTGAGAACTATCCCGACCTGATCGTGGGCGGGCACTCGCACGGCGGGTACTCGACGCCGTACGGGTATGGGGCCGTCAAGAACTCGTTCATCGTCAAGGCCGGGCCGTACGGCAAGTGCATCGGCGTGGTGCAGTTCACCTACGACCTGACGAACAAGAAGCTCATCGACCGCATCGGCGACATTGTGCGCGTGGACGACGCGTGGCCCGAGGCCCCGGACGTCAAGGCGCTGCGCGAGAAGATCTTTAAGAAATAG
- a CDS encoding uroporphyrinogen decarboxylase family protein: MRINVTQKHLDAAADLVRQAHANDGLAPVDLERFWADNAVADKDPFGRSIPQVPMATYCNWECVFEEMGIPQDWKRWNDDPQWRLELSKAYNIKAQAIVGCKLLGENPPAPAGPAWPAVKELHDIFEMENRWDDVSQSWWWHQAASNQTELAALLDRVEKRLENLRAFLLPPEWDSCRQKLLAAGVKPPLYRGQRGPVTLACSMLGVENLIFLILDNPALAARLRDVMLRAMLEKARVQDEEAGFTPADAPHGFGFADDNCMMLTADMYEFFALPIVQGIWARYSPEPTDGRYQHSDSAMGHIVPVLARCNMTAVNFGPTVMVDYIRRHMPTAVIHGQLAPFTFSRNDEVGIVAEFLRDYELIGETRGLLFATAGSINNGSRLTGMRLIMAAIQRHGRYV; this comes from the coding sequence ATGCGAATCAACGTAACGCAAAAGCATCTTGATGCCGCCGCCGACCTCGTGCGGCAGGCCCATGCAAACGACGGCCTGGCCCCGGTAGACCTGGAGCGCTTCTGGGCCGACAACGCCGTCGCCGACAAGGATCCCTTCGGCCGCAGCATTCCGCAGGTTCCCATGGCGACATACTGCAACTGGGAGTGCGTCTTCGAGGAGATGGGGATCCCGCAGGACTGGAAGCGCTGGAACGACGACCCGCAGTGGCGGCTGGAACTGAGCAAGGCGTACAACATCAAGGCCCAGGCGATCGTCGGGTGCAAGCTGCTGGGGGAAAACCCGCCCGCCCCGGCCGGTCCGGCCTGGCCGGCGGTCAAGGAACTGCACGACATCTTCGAGATGGAGAATCGCTGGGACGATGTTTCACAGTCGTGGTGGTGGCACCAGGCCGCGAGCAATCAGACGGAACTGGCCGCACTGCTCGACCGCGTCGAGAAGCGCCTGGAGAACCTCCGGGCGTTCCTCCTGCCGCCCGAGTGGGACTCGTGTCGCCAGAAGCTGCTTGCCGCCGGCGTCAAGCCCCCGCTCTACCGCGGGCAGCGCGGGCCGGTCACGCTGGCCTGCTCGATGCTGGGCGTGGAGAACCTGATCTTCCTGATCCTGGACAACCCCGCCCTGGCCGCGCGCCTGCGCGACGTGATGTTGCGGGCGATGCTCGAAAAGGCCCGTGTGCAGGATGAAGAAGCGGGCTTCACCCCCGCCGACGCCCCGCACGGGTTCGGTTTCGCCGACGACAACTGCATGATGCTGACGGCCGACATGTACGAGTTCTTCGCCCTGCCGATCGTGCAGGGCATCTGGGCCCGCTACAGCCCCGAGCCCACCGACGGCCGCTATCAGCACAGCGATTCCGCGATGGGTCACATCGTGCCGGTGCTGGCGCGGTGCAACATGACCGCCGTGAACTTCGGCCCCACCGTCATGGTCGACTACATCCGCCGCCACATGCCCACGGCAGTCATCCACGGGCAGCTCGCCCCGTTCACCTTCAGCCGCAACGACGAGGTGGGCATCGTCGCCGAGTTCCTGCGCGACTACGAGCTCATCGGCGAAACGCGGGGCCTGCTCTTCGCCACGGCAGGGAGCATCAACAACGGTTCGCGCCTGACCGGCATGCGCCTGATCATGGCGGCGATTCAGCGGCACGGAAGATATGTTTAA
- a CDS encoding beta-galactosidase, with amino-acid sequence MLNRYPPINPRFPHFLHGGDYNPDQWAATPEAWDQDMRLMKLAGCNAMSTGIFSWASLEPREGQFELGWLDTIMDKLTAAGGYAVLATPSGSKPAWMSRKYPEVCRVGADGRREMHGGRHNHCRTSPVFRAKCVEINTRLAERYKDHPALIAWHVSNEYNGGECFCEHCLAAWRTWLKARYNDSLDAVNAAWWSTFWSHRFSEWEEIYPADFSLHGMMLDWKRFTSDQMIDFYKCESAPLKAITPRVPVTTNFMGVYPGLDLWKFAQAVDVVAWDSYPAYHDRDGDWREAVSVSFVSDLNRCLKGGRPYMQMECSPSVQNWKPVNKLKRPGVHMLECMQYVSHGSDTVQYFQWRKGRGGCEKFHGAVVDHCGHEHNRVFREVADVGAALKKLDAVIGTTKPAQAAILYDWENAWAIDQIAGPRNQRKDYFATCVDHYRPLWQAGVSADIVSEDSDFSPYKLLIAPMLYMIRPGVAEKLEAFVAGGGTLVTTYLTGIANESDLCFLTGFPGPLRKLLGVWAEEIDVLYDDEANSVVARKNNPAGLSGTYKAGVFCDLIHAESAKVLATYGREFYKGSPAVTVNRVGKGKAYYVASRNDERFHDDLIGGLIKTLKLPRVIKGKLPEGVTAQVRTDGKKEYVFLLNFKRTAQRVNLGPAKHTDVLTGRKVQGPLKLKGYGAAVLAR; translated from the coding sequence ATGCTTAATCGCTACCCGCCCATCAACCCGCGCTTCCCTCACTTCCTCCACGGCGGCGACTACAACCCCGACCAGTGGGCCGCCACGCCGGAGGCGTGGGACCAGGACATGCGGCTGATGAAACTCGCCGGCTGCAACGCCATGTCCACGGGCATCTTTTCGTGGGCGAGCTTGGAGCCGCGCGAGGGGCAGTTCGAGCTGGGCTGGCTCGACACGATCATGGACAAGCTCACAGCCGCCGGCGGGTACGCCGTGCTGGCGACGCCGTCGGGTTCCAAGCCCGCATGGATGTCGCGCAAATACCCCGAGGTCTGCCGCGTCGGGGCCGACGGGCGGCGCGAGATGCACGGCGGGCGGCACAATCACTGCCGCACCTCGCCGGTCTTCCGCGCCAAGTGCGTCGAGATCAACACGCGCCTCGCCGAGCGTTACAAGGACCATCCCGCCCTGATCGCCTGGCACGTGTCTAACGAATACAACGGCGGCGAGTGTTTCTGCGAGCACTGCCTGGCCGCATGGCGCACGTGGCTCAAGGCCAGATACAACGACTCGCTCGATGCCGTCAACGCCGCGTGGTGGTCGACGTTCTGGTCGCACCGCTTCAGCGAGTGGGAAGAGATCTACCCCGCCGATTTCAGCCTTCACGGCATGATGCTCGACTGGAAGCGGTTCACTTCCGACCAGATGATCGACTTTTACAAGTGCGAGTCGGCGCCGCTCAAGGCCATCACGCCCCGCGTGCCCGTGACGACCAACTTCATGGGCGTGTACCCCGGACTGGACCTGTGGAAGTTCGCCCAGGCCGTCGACGTCGTCGCCTGGGACAGCTACCCCGCTTACCACGACCGCGACGGCGACTGGCGCGAGGCCGTCAGCGTCTCGTTCGTCTCCGACCTCAACCGCTGCCTCAAGGGCGGCCGTCCGTACATGCAGATGGAATGCTCGCCGAGCGTGCAGAACTGGAAGCCGGTCAATAAGCTCAAGCGCCCCGGCGTCCACATGCTCGAGTGCATGCAGTACGTTTCGCACGGGTCCGACACGGTGCAGTACTTCCAGTGGCGCAAGGGCCGCGGCGGCTGCGAGAAGTTCCATGGCGCCGTCGTCGATCACTGCGGGCACGAGCACAACCGCGTCTTCCGCGAGGTCGCCGACGTGGGGGCCGCCCTCAAGAAGCTCGACGCCGTCATCGGCACGACCAAGCCCGCCCAGGCGGCGATCCTGTACGACTGGGAAAACGCCTGGGCGATCGACCAGATCGCCGGGCCGCGAAACCAGCGCAAGGATTATTTCGCCACCTGCGTGGACCACTACCGCCCGCTGTGGCAGGCGGGCGTGTCGGCCGACATCGTCAGCGAAGACAGCGACTTTTCGCCGTACAAGCTGCTGATCGCCCCGATGCTGTACATGATCCGCCCGGGCGTGGCGGAGAAGCTCGAGGCTTTCGTTGCCGGCGGCGGCACGCTGGTCACGACGTATCTGACGGGCATCGCCAACGAGAGCGACCTGTGCTTCCTGACGGGCTTTCCCGGGCCGCTGCGGAAACTGCTGGGCGTCTGGGCCGAGGAAATCGACGTCCTCTACGACGACGAGGCCAATAGCGTCGTCGCCCGAAAGAACAATCCCGCCGGCCTGAGCGGCACGTACAAGGCCGGCGTCTTCTGCGACCTGATTCACGCCGAGTCCGCCAAGGTGCTGGCGACCTATGGGCGAGAGTTCTACAAAGGCAGCCCAGCCGTCACCGTCAACCGCGTCGGCAAGGGCAAGGCGTACTATGTCGCCAGCCGCAATGACGAGCGGTTCCACGACGACCTGATCGGCGGGCTCATCAAAACCCTCAAGCTGCCCCGCGTCATCAAGGGCAAACTGCCCGAGGGCGTGACGGCCCAGGTTCGCACCGACGGCAAGAAGGAATACGTCTTCCTGCTGAACTTCAAGCGCACCGCCCAGCGCGTCAACTTAGGCCCGGCCAAACACACCGACGTGCTGACGGGCAGGAAGGTCCAGGGCCCGTTGAAGCTGAAAGGCTACGGCGCCGCCGTTCTGGCAAGGTAA